A genome region from Thermoanaerobacterium xylanolyticum LX-11 includes the following:
- a CDS encoding NUDIX domain-containing protein, with protein sequence MSDFRACLLVSRGVIIKDDKVLLVKHQTEDEVGWVFPGGRVEENESLVDALVRECKEETGYDVVADSVCYLEEYLIYYATYFKCRIVGGDLKLGSDPDIPKEHQVIKDVKWIDVSQFDSLDIYPEGLKKMIVDGSIKDQNIRLPEIYR encoded by the coding sequence ATGAGTGATTTTAGGGCTTGTCTGTTAGTTTCAAGAGGTGTTATCATTAAAGACGACAAAGTTCTTCTTGTGAAACACCAGACGGAAGATGAGGTAGGCTGGGTTTTTCCAGGAGGCCGTGTAGAGGAAAATGAGTCCCTTGTAGATGCATTGGTGAGAGAATGCAAAGAAGAAACAGGGTACGATGTTGTAGCTGATAGTGTGTGTTATCTTGAAGAATACCTTATTTACTACGCTACATACTTTAAGTGCAGAATTGTAGGTGGTGATTTGAAGTTAGGCTCTGATCCTGATATACCTAAAGAGCACCAGGTGATCAAAGATGTAAAATGGATTGACGTATCACAATTTGATAGTTTAGACATATATCCAGAAGGGCTTAAAAAGATGATCGTAGATGGAAGTATTAAGGATCAAAACATAAGACTGCCAGAAATATACAGATAA
- the rsmG gene encoding 16S rRNA (guanine(527)-N(7))-methyltransferase RsmG, protein MNREYIDILVNGANDLGIELNMFHVEQFLKYSDLLLEWNEKMNLTAITEEREIIIKHFLDSLTALKCKVIKGSERIIDVGAGAGFPSVPLKILYPSLKLTIVDSLKKRTVFLDELVSYLNLKDVEIIHGRAEDLGKDSGLREKYDISLSRAVAQLNVLVEYCIPFTKVDGYLIAYKGSNTDEEIAASQNALNVLRCQVENVLDVTLPYTDIHHKLVLIKKLDATDSKYPRKPKLIEKSPL, encoded by the coding sequence ATGAATAGAGAATATATTGATATACTTGTAAATGGTGCTAATGATTTAGGGATAGAACTCAATATGTTCCATGTGGAACAATTCTTAAAATACAGTGATCTTCTTTTAGAGTGGAATGAGAAAATGAATTTAACGGCCATTACAGAAGAAAGGGAAATCATCATTAAGCACTTTTTAGACAGCTTAACGGCTTTAAAATGCAAGGTAATAAAAGGCAGCGAAAGGATAATTGACGTAGGTGCAGGTGCTGGTTTTCCATCAGTGCCTCTTAAAATTCTTTATCCATCTTTGAAGCTTACTATAGTTGATTCGCTAAAGAAGAGAACAGTATTTTTAGATGAATTGGTGAGCTATCTTAATTTAAAAGATGTAGAAATTATACACGGAAGAGCAGAAGACTTAGGCAAAGATAGCGGTTTGCGGGAGAAATACGACATTTCACTATCAAGAGCTGTTGCACAGCTAAATGTGCTAGTAGAGTATTGCATACCTTTTACAAAAGTTGATGGATATTTGATAGCGTATAAAGGGTCTAATACAGATGAGGAAATAGCTGCATCGCAAAATGCCTTAAATGTTTTAAGGTGTCAGGTAGAAAATGTCCTTGATGTTACATTGCCTTACACTGACATTCACCATAAACTTGTTTTAATAAAAAAGCTGGATGCTACTGACAGTAAATACCCGAGAAAGCCAAAATTGATTGAAAAGTCACCACTTTAA